Part of the Aureitalea marina genome, CAGTCGTACTGGACAACTTCAAACCCATGATCCCGTCAGAATTCCACAAGCTGTGGAAGAAAGGACTCGATACCAATACCTACTATCTGAAACTTTGTGGTTCCGGTGGAGGAGGTTATATGCTCGGGTTTACAGAAGATTACGAAAAAGCCAAGGCCGCCCTGAGTGGTCATAAACTAGAGGTAGTCTACAGCTTCTAGTTCCGGCAAACACCTTTGCCATGCTCAATAGAAGACAGAAATTACTGCTGCTGAAATTCTTCAGCCTGTTCTCTGTGGTTCGGGGTTACAACATCCTGATCATTGCACTCGCTCAATACCTTACTTCCATTTATATTTTGGCTCCGGACAAGCCGGTACGAGATGTTATTCTGGATGTCAATCTATTAATGCTGGTCCTGGCCTCTGCAGCTGCGATAGCTGGTGGATATATCATCAATAGCTTCTACGATAGTGAAAAGGATCTGATCAACAGGCCGCACAAGACACTTCTGGACCGGTTAGTCAGTCAGAATACCAAGCTATCTGCCTATTTTGTGTTGAACTTCCTCTCGGTGATCTTTGCCAGTTATGTCTCCTTTAGAGCGGTGATGTTCTTCTCCCTGTACATCTTCGCCATTTGGTTTTATTCCCATAAGCTCAAGAAATACCTCTTCGTTGGAAATTTGACAGCTTCAATACTATCTGTTGTTCCATTTTTTGCCGTATTCATTTACTACCGGAATTTTGATCTGGTCATTTTTGTGCATGCTACCTATCTCTTCTTACTGATTGCCATGATGCAGGTGGTTAAGGACCTGGAGAATTTGAAAGGCGATCTAACCCAGAATTACCAAACGATCCCAGTGGTCTATGGTGAGAAGGCGGCCAAACAACTATTAAGCCTGCTTTGTTTGCTTACACTGATCCAATCTGTATTACTCATTTTGCGCTTTGAGATTGGGTATATGTGGATATACTTTGCGGCGTCCATTCTCGCCCTAATTACCTTCGTGATCGTTCTTTGGGTAGCCAATCGGAAGATTCATTACCTGGTCCTTCACGCCATGCTCAAGTTCATCATCGTGATCGGGGTATTCAGTATTGTCCTGATCGATGTGGATCTGTTGCTGAATCGTTTTGTAAATTACGTGGCCCTGATTTAGGGATAGGTCGGTGCTGACCTTCCGACCAAATACTTCAAATTAGAATTGTATGAGTAAGAATACGCTCAATGTGGCCCTGGCCCAAATTTCTCCGGTCTGGTTAAATAAGGAGGCTACCCTGGCGAAAGTAGCCGTTCAGATGGAAGAAGCAGCGAAAGAAAGAGCAGAACTTATCGTTTTTGGCGAGGGGGTTGTACCTGGTTATCCGTTTTGGTTGGCACTCACTGGAGGTGCAGAATGGAACAAAGATGTCGTCAAGGAGTTGCATGCTCACTATGTGCGCAATGCCGTATGTATTGAAGAAGGTGACCTGGATGGTATCTGTGAGTTGGCAGCTAAGCGTAAAATGGCTGTCTATTTGGGTATAATTGAACGTCCTTTGGATAGGGGAGGGCATAGTGTATATGCCTCGCTGGTCTATATTGACGCCAATGGAAAGATCCAATCAGTTCACCGAAAATTACAGCCCACTTACGATGAGAGACTTACCTGGTCTCCCGGAGACGGGCACGGTCTGCGCACACATCGACTTAAGGATTTTACTGTAGGAGGGCTTAACTGTTGGGAAAACTGGATGCCATTACCCAGGGCATCTCTCTATGCACAGGGCGAGAATCTGCATGTGGCAGTTTGGCCGGGCAGTGATCACAATACAAAGGATATTACCCGTTTTATTGCCAGAGAGTCCAGGAGTTATGTACTGTCGGTCTCGGCAACCATGACCAAAGACGATTTTCCAGAATCTACCCCTCATCTTGACGAAATTCTAAGAAACGCACCTGATGTCCTTGCTAATGGAGGAAGTTGTATAGCAGGACCTGATGGGGAATGGTTGGTGGAACCTGTCATGATCGATGAAGGAAATATTTATCAAACCCTGGATTTTGATCGAATCTATGAAGAGAGACAAAATTTTGATCCGGTGGGCCACTATTCCAGACCCGATGTGACTAAATTGATCGTGAATAGGGAGAGACAAAGTACCCTGAATTTGGAGGGTGATTAAGGAAATTTAAGCATCTTCTCTGGTTTATTCTCTTAAGCTATAAGGCTGGCCGGTGATTCATGAATTGAAGTAGAACCATTTATGAATGCTTAGCATCTCAATTCAGTTTAGTGGTCTGCTGTTATTCAATTAGATAACTTGTCCCGGGAAGGGAACAGTGCCCCAAGGTATATTGGTCAAGAGTGAGGGGTGAAGAGTGAAGCGCGGTTAATCTCCAAGCATTGATCCTGATTTCAATTTTTTACGGAGGACTACTGACTACCGACTATTACCTTATCCCTTCATCGTCAATCTAAAAGGATCGATATTAATAGGGGGGTCTAACTATTTGACCTACCTTTGCCCCATGCAAAGAAAACGTCATCACCAAGGGAAGAAAAAAGGAGGTAATAAACCTCCTCAGCAGAAGCAGGATGGGATCCGTTTAAACAAATACATCGCCAATAGTGGGGTCTGTTCACGGCGTGAGGCAGACATGTATATTTCTATCGGACAAGTCGCTGTTAATGGTAAGGTGATCAACGAAATGGGATACCGGGTCAAACCTGGAGATGAGGTGCGTTTTGATGGTCGGAGGATCAACCCGGAACCCAAGGCGTTTGTCCTTTTAAATAAACCCAAAGGAGTAGCTACTACTACCAGTGAAAGTAAGGGGCTTACGGTAATGGATATCATTGCCAGTGCTACACAGAGTCAGGTAAAGCCATTTGGAAGGTTGGGCAGGAATGCCACTGGTCTTCTATTATTTACCAATGACGAAGATTTCCGGCAGAAATTCTCCAAGAAAGGAATTAGCCGCCTCTTTCATATAGAACTGGACAAGAACCTCAAGGCAGAGCACCTGGAAAAGATTCGTGCCGGCTTGTTGGTAGACGGAAAGGAAATCCATACAGAGGAAGTTTCCTATGTGGAGAATGCCCCAAAAAAAGAGATCGGACTAAAGATCAAGCATACCGGGAATAGCGTTATCCGCACGATTTTTGATCACCTGGGATACAATGTGGTACGGGTGGATTGTGTGCAGCTTGGTCCCCTGACCAAGAAAGACTTACCCAGAGGACGATATCGCCACCTAAGCCCAAAAGAGCTCGAATTATTCGAAATGCTCTAAAGCATTTTTATTCGCATTCTTCTACCAGTAAAGAGATCTCCTGAACGATGAAGTCGTCTGTCTCGGGATCGGTATCCTCAATACGTACCCATAGCGACATCGGATTTCCTAAATTGACAATAGCGACATCTGGGTCTATTGCATTTTCGTTGATGGCTGCATCGGAATCGGTAAAGTGGAATGTGTAAACATATTCTACGGGCTCGGCATCTGGATCTTCCTGGAATGGTTCTGCCATGATCTGGATGCAAGACAGATAATCATTTAACAGAAATTCGGCCTCTTCATTACTACCGGCAGTTTCACACTCGGTAAAAATGAATTCTGTACAATAGTTCTCTTCTTCGCACTCCTTTTGGAGCAGGTATACCAAACCGTCATCTCTCCTGATCTGAATATTCGTAGCGTTGATGAAGTCTACTTCCCAATCGAAGTTCCAATTGGTCAATACCGGATTTGGATCTTCTTCCTCTTCCTCGTCATCTTCACCCGGGATCTCGAGGAAAACATTCAAATGCAACTTACCTTCTATGAAGTAGAAGATCCAACTGTTTTCATAAAGGATTCCCCTGTGGAAATAACTGCCAATTCCTATTTCTGGAATTTCAAAAACAGACTGATCGTAAAAATCAGGCAGACTATCCTCCAATAGTGTGACCACCCAAACACATTCCTTGGCTATCCCATTGCATTCGGTAACAATCTGCTCGTGGATAATACCAATGCATTCCTCAATAGATGCCTGAAGATCCTCCTTGTTGTTTACCTCAAAAGTGGTCCCATCCTCTAATTCTGCTACAATTGGAAAGCTGAGGTTGATGTAATGTTCTTCCTTGACCTGGGTCAGGAAATCATTGAATTCATTATCGTTGCTAACTACAACGCTCCGGGTCTCCAAGCCATCCTCATCATATTCTTTGGCT contains:
- a CDS encoding geranylgeranylglycerol-phosphate geranylgeranyltransferase is translated as MLNRRQKLLLLKFFSLFSVVRGYNILIIALAQYLTSIYILAPDKPVRDVILDVNLLMLVLASAAAIAGGYIINSFYDSEKDLINRPHKTLLDRLVSQNTKLSAYFVLNFLSVIFASYVSFRAVMFFSLYIFAIWFYSHKLKKYLFVGNLTASILSVVPFFAVFIYYRNFDLVIFVHATYLFLLIAMMQVVKDLENLKGDLTQNYQTIPVVYGEKAAKQLLSLLCLLTLIQSVLLILRFEIGYMWIYFAASILALITFVIVLWVANRKIHYLVLHAMLKFIIVIGVFSIVLIDVDLLLNRFVNYVALI
- a CDS encoding carbon-nitrogen hydrolase family protein, encoding MSKNTLNVALAQISPVWLNKEATLAKVAVQMEEAAKERAELIVFGEGVVPGYPFWLALTGGAEWNKDVVKELHAHYVRNAVCIEEGDLDGICELAAKRKMAVYLGIIERPLDRGGHSVYASLVYIDANGKIQSVHRKLQPTYDERLTWSPGDGHGLRTHRLKDFTVGGLNCWENWMPLPRASLYAQGENLHVAVWPGSDHNTKDITRFIARESRSYVLSVSATMTKDDFPESTPHLDEILRNAPDVLANGGSCIAGPDGEWLVEPVMIDEGNIYQTLDFDRIYEERQNFDPVGHYSRPDVTKLIVNRERQSTLNLEGD
- a CDS encoding pseudouridine synthase translates to MQRKRHHQGKKKGGNKPPQQKQDGIRLNKYIANSGVCSRREADMYISIGQVAVNGKVINEMGYRVKPGDEVRFDGRRINPEPKAFVLLNKPKGVATTTSESKGLTVMDIIASATQSQVKPFGRLGRNATGLLLFTNDEDFRQKFSKKGISRLFHIELDKNLKAEHLEKIRAGLLVDGKEIHTEEVSYVENAPKKEIGLKIKHTGNSVIRTIFDHLGYNVVRVDCVQLGPLTKKDLPRGRYRHLSPKELELFEML